A single region of the Paraburkholderia sp. SOS3 genome encodes:
- a CDS encoding LysR family transcriptional regulator, with translation MTLQQLETFFWTVKLGSFGAAAERLYATQSAVSMRVRELERALGVELFDRTHRTARLTPKGRELMDYASRILDLSTELEHRIGAPEAVSGVVRFGVAEVVTTTWLPRLITVIAERYPNVRLEIEEALTAELMASLRLAELELVLAPGHTRTPDLSTLSLGVVDFQWMANPALGLGDRTYCPRELADYPIIGMKQSSFHYAALEDWFMSEHARCRYLARCKSVAVAASMTIAGMGVSYLPVRSYRQELAQGKLAIVHVTNPLEPVEFIAACPEGHSYSLARAIAELASEVSDFDRDDSGL, from the coding sequence ATGACCCTTCAGCAACTGGAGACGTTTTTCTGGACCGTCAAGCTCGGCAGCTTCGGCGCAGCCGCCGAGCGTCTGTACGCGACGCAATCGGCAGTCTCGATGCGCGTGCGCGAACTCGAGCGCGCGCTTGGCGTCGAGCTCTTCGACCGGACCCATCGCACGGCGCGCCTGACGCCGAAAGGCCGCGAACTGATGGACTATGCGAGCCGGATCCTCGATCTGTCGACCGAACTCGAGCACCGCATCGGCGCACCCGAAGCGGTGTCGGGCGTCGTGCGCTTCGGCGTGGCCGAGGTCGTAACGACCACCTGGCTGCCGCGGCTCATCACCGTCATTGCAGAGCGCTATCCGAACGTGCGGCTCGAGATCGAAGAGGCGCTGACCGCGGAATTGATGGCAAGTCTGCGCCTCGCGGAACTCGAACTCGTGCTTGCGCCGGGGCATACGCGCACGCCCGATCTATCGACGCTGTCGCTTGGCGTGGTCGACTTTCAATGGATGGCGAACCCCGCGCTGGGTCTTGGCGACCGGACGTATTGCCCTCGCGAGCTGGCCGACTATCCGATCATCGGGATGAAGCAGTCGTCGTTTCATTACGCCGCGCTCGAGGACTGGTTCATGAGCGAGCACGCGCGCTGCCGGTATCTTGCGCGCTGCAAAAGCGTCGCCGTAGCCGCGTCGATGACGATTGCCGGCATGGGCGTGTCGTATCTGCCGGTGCGTTCGTACCGGCAGGAGCTCGCGCAAGGCAAGCTGGCGATCGTTCATGTAACGAATCCGCTCGAGCCGGTCGAGTTTATTGCGGCTTGTCCAGAGGGTCATTCGTATTCGCTTGCGCGGGCAATTGCGGAGCTGGCTAGCGAAGTCAGCGATTTCGATCGTGACGACAGCGGCCTATAA
- a CDS encoding PDR/VanB family oxidoreductase, which yields MEAVLAREEAPVCADEARHTKLEVRLKSITALADDINAFEFVSADGGWLPRFTAGSHIDVYLAGGVIRQYSLCNSPQERHRYVVAVLRDPKGRGGSISMHDELRAGQKLLISQPRNHFALSETAGRHVFIAGGIGITPVMAMIDEVRRRAQAFHLHYCARTAQRAAFLDELKPLVESGQASVHFDNGDPRNGLDLVSTLSGYAPGTHLYYCGPGPLMDAIEAASAHWPAATRHCERFSAGAAANAARVDGADSGGETDAAFEVELRRSQKTLTVQPGESIVDVLRSNGVDVDTSCCEGYCGTCMTRYLAGEPVHRDTVLDDEDREEFVMICCARAKSPTLVLDI from the coding sequence ATGGAAGCGGTCCTCGCGCGGGAGGAGGCCCCCGTTTGCGCCGACGAGGCGCGGCACACGAAGCTCGAAGTCCGTCTCAAGTCGATTACGGCGCTCGCCGACGATATCAACGCTTTCGAATTCGTGAGCGCGGACGGAGGATGGCTGCCCCGGTTCACGGCCGGCTCGCATATCGACGTTTATCTCGCGGGCGGCGTCATACGCCAGTATTCGCTCTGTAACTCGCCGCAGGAGCGGCATCGCTATGTGGTGGCCGTGCTGCGCGATCCGAAAGGCCGCGGTGGCTCGATTTCGATGCACGACGAACTGCGCGCGGGCCAGAAGCTGCTGATTTCCCAGCCACGCAATCATTTCGCGCTTTCGGAGACTGCCGGCCGCCACGTTTTTATCGCCGGCGGGATCGGTATCACGCCGGTCATGGCGATGATCGACGAGGTGCGCCGCCGCGCACAGGCATTCCACCTTCACTATTGCGCGCGCACTGCACAACGCGCTGCGTTTCTCGACGAACTGAAGCCGCTTGTCGAAAGCGGCCAGGCGTCGGTTCATTTCGATAATGGCGACCCGCGTAACGGCCTCGACCTCGTGTCGACGCTGAGCGGCTACGCGCCCGGTACGCATCTCTACTATTGCGGCCCGGGCCCGCTCATGGACGCGATCGAAGCAGCGAGCGCGCACTGGCCGGCCGCGACGCGGCATTGCGAGCGCTTTTCCGCGGGCGCCGCGGCGAATGCTGCGCGCGTCGACGGCGCCGATAGCGGCGGCGAAACAGACGCTGCGTTCGAGGTCGAACTGCGCCGTTCGCAAAAAACGCTCACCGTGCAACCGGGCGAGTCGATTGTCGACGTGCTCCGATCCAATGGCGTCGATGTCGATACATCGTGTTGCGAGGGCTATTGCGGTACCTGCATGACGCGCTATCTCGCGGGCGAACCGGTCCATCGCGACACGGTGCTCGACGACGAAGACCGTGAGGAGTTCGTGATGATCTGCTGTGCGCGCGCGAAGAGCCCGACGCTCGTGCTCGATATCTAA
- a CDS encoding aromatic ring-hydroxylating dioxygenase subunit alpha produces MSTFEYVKDCWYPIGFSAEFPAGQLQGHKIVNRPIVMWRAESGEVVAFDDRCCHKRFPLSQSRLLDDGHLECAYHGLCYDTSGRCVAIPSAPDKPVPPQARLSVVPVCEQDGVVWVWPGNPAGAQRFAPPRTPEVSAADNLSIGSPGPLHVPANYLLLIENLLDITHFYPLHDGNIGDKENSRIPVELEEGDSEGHTFVRTTRHVHGYRQPPYLKEWFLYDTVERIHTHCMVSPGLTRVVMRVAPEGELGTDKERGYTLLHLHLPVDERNLVWRWNVSCKGWHTTLSDPNMPTARKVAEMFPAVVEQDQWALERQQQMMEYPDDGYSELFLKTDKALRRARQILMALQRKERELQIAPVGETSAKVSEMA; encoded by the coding sequence ATGAGTACATTCGAATACGTCAAGGATTGCTGGTATCCGATCGGCTTTTCAGCGGAGTTTCCCGCGGGCCAGTTGCAGGGGCACAAGATCGTCAACCGGCCGATCGTGATGTGGCGTGCCGAAAGCGGCGAGGTGGTCGCATTCGACGACCGTTGCTGCCATAAACGCTTTCCGCTGTCGCAAAGCAGGCTGCTCGACGATGGACATCTCGAATGTGCATATCACGGTTTGTGCTACGACACGTCGGGTCGCTGCGTGGCGATTCCGTCCGCACCGGACAAGCCAGTTCCGCCTCAGGCACGGCTCAGTGTCGTGCCGGTTTGCGAGCAGGACGGCGTGGTATGGGTTTGGCCCGGCAATCCCGCCGGCGCGCAGCGATTTGCGCCGCCGCGCACGCCCGAGGTCAGCGCCGCCGACAATCTGTCGATCGGCTCGCCGGGGCCGCTCCATGTGCCGGCGAACTACCTGTTGCTGATCGAGAACCTGCTCGATATCACGCACTTTTATCCGCTGCACGACGGCAATATCGGCGACAAGGAAAACAGCCGGATTCCGGTCGAACTCGAAGAAGGGGATAGCGAGGGACACACATTCGTGCGCACGACGCGCCATGTGCACGGGTATCGGCAACCTCCGTATCTGAAGGAGTGGTTCCTGTACGACACCGTCGAGCGGATTCACACGCACTGCATGGTCAGCCCGGGACTCACGCGCGTCGTGATGCGCGTCGCGCCCGAAGGCGAACTGGGCACCGACAAGGAACGCGGCTATACGCTGCTGCATCTGCATCTGCCCGTCGACGAGCGCAATCTGGTCTGGCGCTGGAACGTGTCGTGCAAAGGGTGGCATACGACGCTCAGCGATCCGAACATGCCGACCGCACGCAAGGTTGCCGAGATGTTCCCGGCCGTGGTCGAGCAGGACCAGTGGGCGCTCGAGCGGCAGCAACAGATGATGGAATATCCCGATGACGGCTACTCGGAACTGTTCCTCAAAACCGACAAGGCCCTGCGGCGGGCGCGCCAGATTCTGATGGCGCTGCAGCGCAAGGAGCGCGAACTGCAGATCGCGCCGGTTGGAGAGACGTCGGCGAAGGTGTCGGAGATGGCATAG
- a CDS encoding short-chain fatty acid transporter has product METHDTSPLAVRPQSAARSEGDHKTLLQRAVSSCVYLFERVMPDPFVIVILLTVLVAALSLAFAPKGTPDTILSGWYKGIFGIFTFAFQMVLVLVTGYALASAPLIKAGLRRVSLLAVGPISAVLLVFGVGAVATFLNWGFGLVVGALLSKQVAKQVRVDFAWLVAAAYSSWVLWAFTGMSSSIALSIASPGNPLNIVEQHTHAVVPLAHTVFTGWNLLAGVAGMVLIPVVFILMRPADKDVIAADAGVIEAEEKKIGQVDDSRAGTFAGMLERSRICALVFVLAGAGYLAMQWIRHGVNLDINTVIFIFLLAGLCLHGSPRRYVGAVTEAAKVTGPMLLQYPFYGGIMGIMGATGLDEVVAHAYIHVASGNTLPFLSYLASGVITLFIPSGGGHWAVQGPFTIPAAMQLGASLPGTSMAIAAGEMAGSLLQPFWAIPVVAIAGLGVQRVLGFTLVIFLTAGSLLGLVYLLVVPAWAGA; this is encoded by the coding sequence GTGGAAACCCATGATACTTCGCCGCTCGCGGTCCGGCCGCAGTCCGCTGCCCGTTCCGAGGGCGACCACAAGACCTTGCTGCAGCGCGCCGTTTCGTCGTGCGTGTATCTCTTCGAGCGCGTCATGCCGGACCCGTTCGTGATCGTGATCCTGCTGACGGTGCTGGTCGCGGCGCTGTCGCTCGCGTTTGCCCCGAAAGGCACGCCCGATACGATTCTGAGCGGCTGGTACAAGGGCATTTTCGGCATCTTCACGTTCGCGTTCCAGATGGTGCTGGTTCTGGTTACCGGTTACGCGCTCGCGAGTGCGCCGCTGATCAAGGCCGGATTGCGCCGTGTGAGCCTGCTGGCGGTCGGGCCGATTTCGGCGGTGCTGCTCGTGTTCGGCGTCGGCGCTGTCGCGACGTTCCTGAACTGGGGCTTCGGGCTCGTCGTCGGCGCGCTGTTGTCGAAGCAGGTCGCAAAACAGGTGCGCGTGGATTTCGCGTGGCTTGTCGCGGCCGCCTACAGTTCGTGGGTGCTGTGGGCGTTCACCGGCATGTCGAGCTCGATTGCGCTGTCGATTGCGTCGCCCGGCAATCCGCTCAATATCGTGGAGCAGCACACGCACGCCGTCGTTCCGTTGGCGCATACCGTGTTCACCGGATGGAATCTGCTCGCGGGCGTGGCCGGGATGGTCCTGATTCCAGTGGTGTTCATCCTGATGCGTCCCGCCGACAAGGACGTGATCGCGGCCGATGCCGGCGTGATCGAGGCCGAGGAGAAGAAGATCGGGCAGGTCGACGACTCGCGTGCGGGAACGTTCGCGGGCATGCTCGAGCGTTCGCGAATCTGCGCACTCGTGTTCGTTCTGGCCGGCGCCGGCTATCTGGCCATGCAGTGGATTCGCCATGGCGTGAATCTCGACATCAACACGGTGATCTTTATCTTTCTGCTTGCGGGGCTGTGTCTGCATGGCAGCCCGCGCCGCTATGTCGGTGCCGTGACCGAAGCGGCGAAAGTGACGGGGCCGATGCTGCTGCAGTACCCGTTCTATGGCGGCATCATGGGGATCATGGGCGCGACCGGGCTCGATGAAGTGGTTGCGCATGCATACATCCACGTCGCGTCGGGCAATACGCTGCCGTTTCTCAGCTATCTCGCCTCAGGCGTCATTACGCTGTTCATTCCGAGCGGCGGCGGCCACTGGGCCGTACAGGGTCCGTTCACGATTCCGGCTGCGATGCAGTTGGGCGCGTCGCTGCCGGGCACGTCGATGGCGATCGCCGCGGGTGAAATGGCGGGCAGCCTGTTGCAGCCGTTCTGGGCGATTCCGGTTGTGGCGATCGCGGGCCTCGGCGTGCAGCGCGTGCTGGGCTTTACGCTCGTGATTTTCCTCACGGCCGGGTCGTTGCTCGGGCTTGTCTATCTGCTCGTGGTGCCGGCGTGGGCCGGTGCGTGA
- a CDS encoding alkene reductase has translation MSKLFSNVRIGSYELSHRVVLAPLTRMRAQPGARPGPLMAEYYAQRTSPGALLIGEATIAAASGNGYLGAPGLYDDSQIAGWKAVTEAVHAKGGTIFLQLYHAGRQSNAQLQPDGGRPVGPSEVPHGGVAYTESGWTPNTPNRALETAEIAQIVESFRAAAARGVKAGFDGVELHGANGYLFDQFLQDGSNRRTDEYGGSIANRARLLLDTTRAAISVWGADKVAVRLGPSGSWGDMSDSDPKALFSYVADELDKLGIAYLHLIEPRIAGNVEDDSRDQKPVAAQSLRAHFHGPIIVAGGFDGKSAEAIVESGDADLVAFGRHFIANPDLPERLRRNLPLNRYDRATFFGGTEAGYTDYPFINEEPLAA, from the coding sequence ATGTCAAAGCTCTTTTCGAACGTAAGAATCGGTTCGTATGAACTGTCTCACCGTGTCGTCCTTGCTCCGCTCACGCGCATGCGGGCGCAGCCGGGTGCACGCCCCGGCCCGCTGATGGCCGAATACTATGCGCAGCGCACGTCGCCGGGCGCGCTGCTGATCGGCGAAGCAACTATCGCCGCCGCCAGCGGCAACGGCTATCTCGGCGCTCCGGGCCTCTACGACGACAGTCAGATCGCCGGCTGGAAGGCCGTCACCGAAGCGGTGCATGCAAAAGGCGGCACGATCTTTCTTCAGCTGTATCACGCGGGCCGTCAGTCGAATGCACAGTTGCAACCCGATGGCGGGCGTCCGGTCGGCCCTTCCGAAGTACCGCATGGCGGCGTTGCGTACACCGAATCGGGCTGGACGCCCAATACGCCAAACCGCGCGCTGGAAACGGCGGAAATCGCGCAGATCGTCGAAAGCTTCCGCGCGGCCGCAGCGCGCGGCGTCAAGGCCGGGTTCGACGGCGTCGAACTGCACGGCGCGAATGGCTATCTGTTCGACCAGTTCCTTCAGGACGGCAGCAACCGACGCACCGACGAATACGGCGGTTCAATCGCCAATCGGGCCCGGCTGCTGCTCGACACGACACGCGCGGCGATTTCAGTATGGGGTGCCGATAAGGTCGCGGTCCGTCTTGGGCCGAGCGGTTCATGGGGCGACATGTCGGATAGCGATCCGAAAGCGCTTTTCAGCTATGTGGCAGACGAACTGGACAAGCTCGGCATCGCGTATCTGCATCTGATCGAGCCGCGCATCGCGGGTAATGTCGAAGATGATTCACGCGATCAGAAGCCCGTTGCGGCGCAAAGCCTGCGCGCGCATTTTCATGGGCCGATCATCGTGGCAGGCGGCTTCGACGGCAAGAGCGCCGAAGCGATCGTCGAATCGGGCGATGCGGACCTTGTTGCGTTCGGGCGGCATTTCATTGCGAACCCCGATTTGCCGGAGCGGCTGCGCAGGAATCTGCCGCTAAACCGGTACGACCGTGCGACGTTCTTCGGCGGCACCGAAGCCGGATATACCGACTACCCGTTCATAAACGAGGAACCGCTCGCGGCGTAA